The following proteins are co-located in the Macadamia integrifolia cultivar HAES 741 chromosome 3, SCU_Mint_v3, whole genome shotgun sequence genome:
- the LOC122073786 gene encoding UPF0481 protein At3g47200-like: protein MANAAAASFSKNNDDEIRIMVNSIEKERVGVCSLLSVNSIFRVPPLIRKLRPEAYTPQLVSIGPLHYNEEHLQLMQSHKLRYLNHFLDRQKGKKTLDDYVKAVSEVKEDARKCYSETTGKGFQEDEFVKIMVIDGCFILEFLEINKRRERDDLVSNDLLYWEILQDLINLENQLPFCVLKCLYDKTYEGLSTPNTMSQEIYESLLRWFVEEFHGPAKFPSIQFPEGEPKHILGLLQKVLIKSSTRSRKESKMELDRTSCASKLKGAGVKFQKAETSLFDINFDKGELTIPTIVIVDSTEHILRNLIAFEHYQEETRFFSIYATFMDGLIDTHRDVELLEEEGIIENKLGNPEDVVTLFNNIVKHVVNNDTYFSGVIEDVEKYQKKLWNRWRESLIENYFNTPWALISFIAALFLLIFTLGQTICSILQVVWTKP, encoded by the coding sequence ATGGCCAATGCTGCTGCTGCTAGTTTTTCAAAGAATAACGATGATGAAATCAGGATAATGGTAAATTCCATCGAAAAAGAACGAGTAGGGGTCTGTTCCTTGCTGTCGGTAAACAGTATATTTCGAGTGCCCCCGCTGATTCGAAAGCTAAGGCCAGAAGCCTACACACCTCAGTTAGTCTCAATTGGCCCTTTGCACTATAACGAGGAACACTTGCAGCTCATGCAATCACATAAATTGCGCTATTTAAATCATTTCCTAGATCgacagaaagggaaaaagaccTTGGATGATTATGTCAAAGCAGTGAGTGAGGTGAAAGAAGATGCTCGAAAATGTTATTCAGAAACCACTGGAAAGGGATTCCAAGAAGATGAGTTTGTCAAGATTATGGTGATAGATGGATGCTTTATACTGGAGTTCTTGGAGATCAATAAAAGAAGGGAGCGTGATGATTTAGTTTCAAATGATTTATTGTATTGGGAAATTCTCCAAGACCTGATTAATCTTGAAAATCAGCTTCCCTTTTGTGTTCTCAAGTGTTTATATGACAAAACCTATGAAGGGTTATCAACCCCAAACACCATGAGTCAAGAAATCTATGAGTCTCTGTTACGTTGGTTTGTAGAAGAGTTTCATGGCCCAGCAAAATTTCCATCAATCCAATTCCCAGAGGGCGAACCAAAGCACATTCTTGGTCTCTTACAAAAAGTCCTCATCAAATCATCTACGAGATCGAGGAAAGAGAGTAAAATGGAATTGGATCGTACGAGTTGTGCCTCAAAACTTAAGGGAGCTGGTGTCAAGTTCCAAAAGGCGGAGACATCTTTATTTGACATAAACTTTGACAAGGGAGAATTGACAATCCCAACCATTGTGATTGTTGACTCGACAGAACACATCCTTAGAAATCTCATTGCCTTTGAGCATTATCAAGAAGAAACTCGTTTTTTCTCAATCTACGCAACCTTCATGGATGGCCTCATTGATACTCACAGGGACGTGGAGTTGCTAGAAGAGGAGGGAATTATTGAGAACAAACTTGGCAACCCAGAAGATGTGGTGACCTTATTTAACAACATCGTCAAACATGTTGTGAACAACGATACTTATTTCTCAGGTGTTATCGAGGATGTGGAGAAGTATCAGAAAAAACTATGGAATAGATGGAGGGAAAGTTTAATAGAGAACTATTTCAACACACCATGGGCATTAATTTCATTCATTGCTGCACTCTTCCTCCTCATCTTCACACTTGGACAGACTATTTGTTCCATCTTACAAGTTGTATGGACGAAACCTTAA
- the LOC122073789 gene encoding 50S ribosomal protein L12, chloroplastic-like: protein MWNEASPFSMLRSPTSTPSSACPSHSSTSFPKQTLDFPIRSPKLSHKANFLPPICAVAVPEKVEKIGNELKNLTLEEARSLVDWLQEELGVSAAAFAPAAVAVAPGAVADAGPAVVEEQTEFDVLIEEVPSNARIATIKAVRALTNLALKEAKELIEGLPKKFKEGTSEEGGCRSSNEHDKFS from the exons ATGTGGAATGAGGCTTCTCCATTCTCAATG CTTCGTTCGCCGACTTCGACTCCATCCTCTGCTTGTCCTTCCCATTCTTCCACCTCTTTCCCGAAGCAAACCCTAGATTTCCCGATTCGAAGCCCCAAATTGTCCCACAAAGCCAACTTCCTTCCCCCTATTTGTGCCGTTGCCGTACCAGAGAAAGTAGAGAAGATTGGAAACGAGCTCAAAAACCTAACCCTAGAAGAAGCTCGCAGCCTCGTTGACTGGTTACAGGAAGAGCTCGGTGTCTCCGCTGCTGCCTTCGCACCGGCGGCTGTTGCCGTAGCGCCTGGTGCCGTTGCCGATGCGGGACCAGCCGTCGTTGAGGAGCAAACGGAGTTCGATGTTCTTATCGAGGAAGTGCCGAGTAACGCGAGGATTGCAACGATTAAGGCCGTGAGAGCACTTACGAATCTGGCGTTGAAGGAAGCGAAGGAGTTGATTGAAGGATTACCGAAGAAATTCAAGGAGGGAACCTCAGAGGAAGGGGGGTGTCGATCTTCGAATGAACATGATaaattttcatag